The DNA sequence ATTCACACCGCAACCCTGCTGCACGACGACGTCGTGGACGAATCGTCGCTACGCCGCGGCCGCGCGACCTCGAACGCGCTGTTCGGCAATGCGGCGAGCGTGCTCGTGGGCGATTTTCTGTATTCCCGCGCGTTTCAGATGATGGTGACGGTCGGCAACATGCGGGTGATGGAAGTGCTCGCCGACGCGACCAACATGATCGCCGAAGGCGAGGTGCTGCAGCTCATGAACTGTCACAACGCGGATGTCGACGAAGCGGGTTACCTGCGCGTGATCCGCTGCAAGACGGCGAAGCTGTTCGAAGCGGCAACGCGGCTGGGCGCAGTCGTCAGCGCAGCGGGGCGGGCGGACGAGGAAGCGATGGCCGCCTACGGCATGCATCTCGGAACCGCGTTCCAGCTGATCGACGATGTGCTCGACTACTCGGGCAGCGCCGCCGAAATGGGCAAGAATGTCGGCGACGACCTGGGTGAAGGCAAACCGACGCTGCCGCTGATCCATGCCATGCGGCATGGATCCCCGTCCGCTGCTGCCCAGGTTCGCGAAGCCATCGAGCGGG is a window from the Betaproteobacteria bacterium genome containing:
- the ispB gene encoding octaprenyl diphosphate synthase; translation: MPIETIRARIAADMQAVDSVIRASLHSEVALVRQVAEHIIAGGGKRLRPALVILSAGAFGHQGDAHHRLAAIIEFIHTATLLHDDVVDESSLRRGRATSNALFGNAASVLVGDFLYSRAFQMMVTVGNMRVMEVLADATNMIAEGEVLQLMNCHNADVDEAGYLRVIRCKTAKLFEAATRLGAVVSAAGRADEEAMAAYGMHLGTAFQLIDDVLDYSGSAAEMGKNVGDDLGEGKPTLPLIHAMRHGSPSAAAQVREAIERGGIEDLGAVLDAIRHSGALEYTRTQAEAQARIACDAICHLPRSKHLDTLLELARFAVERNF